The following proteins are encoded in a genomic region of Tuberibacillus sp. Marseille-P3662:
- a CDS encoding GntT/GntP/DsdX family permease, which yields MSSTALVLIAAFGIALLLFLVMRTKLQAFFALIVVSYIVGLLSGMNTSEILKAVQDGMGGTVGEIAVIIGIGAMFGEVLKVSGGAERLALTLMKKFGEKRVHWALMLTGFIISIPVFLDVAFVILVPILYSMAQRTKKSLLYFGIPLLAGLAVTHSFVPPTPGPIAVASLLEANIGWVILFGLCAGIPAAILAGPVFGRYIAKKIHVKVPEVMLEQMPEQKDEKELPSFGMIVFLVLIPLILILTNTLSTAVLEEGNNVRAVFEFIGNPGVALTITALLTFYLLGTRRGYSKEDLQQIASKALEPAGVIILITGAGGVFGQMLVETGVGDILANAMADLNMPIIVFAFIVAAVVRIAQGSATVSMVTAGSLIHPMIESLGIGGPMLGLLVIAIASGATIASHVNDSGFWMVNRFFGLSEKDTLRSWTMMETIIALVGFVVTLIISLII from the coding sequence ATGTCTTCAACAGCACTCGTATTAATTGCCGCATTTGGGATTGCCTTGCTGCTTTTCCTTGTTATGCGGACGAAATTACAAGCGTTTTTTGCCCTAATCGTTGTCAGTTATATCGTTGGACTTCTATCGGGGATGAACACATCGGAAATTCTTAAGGCTGTACAGGATGGTATGGGTGGTACTGTTGGTGAGATTGCCGTTATTATCGGTATAGGTGCCATGTTTGGCGAGGTGTTAAAAGTATCCGGCGGTGCTGAGCGATTGGCGCTCACTCTTATGAAAAAATTCGGTGAAAAACGCGTACACTGGGCCCTTATGTTAACCGGTTTTATTATTTCCATTCCCGTCTTTCTCGATGTTGCTTTTGTTATCTTAGTGCCGATTTTATATAGTATGGCGCAAAGGACTAAAAAATCCTTGCTATACTTTGGTATTCCATTGCTAGCGGGTCTAGCCGTTACGCACAGTTTTGTGCCGCCAACGCCAGGGCCGATTGCCGTAGCTTCCTTGCTAGAGGCAAACATTGGTTGGGTGATTCTCTTCGGTCTATGTGCGGGTATTCCAGCTGCCATTTTAGCTGGTCCGGTATTCGGTAGATATATTGCCAAAAAAATTCATGTTAAAGTCCCTGAAGTTATGTTAGAACAAATGCCGGAACAAAAAGATGAAAAGGAACTTCCGAGCTTTGGTATGATCGTGTTTCTCGTGCTCATTCCACTCATTCTCATTTTAACGAATACACTTTCAACAGCTGTTTTAGAAGAAGGCAACAATGTTCGGGCTGTTTTTGAATTTATCGGTAACCCGGGTGTTGCTCTAACGATTACCGCCTTGCTAACTTTTTATTTATTGGGGACCCGCCGTGGTTACTCGAAGGAAGACCTCCAACAAATTGCGTCGAAGGCATTGGAACCAGCCGGCGTGATCATTTTGATTACGGGTGCCGGCGGCGTTTTCGGGCAAATGTTAGTGGAAACCGGTGTCGGTGATATTTTGGCGAATGCTATGGCGGACCTGAACATGCCAATCATTGTGTTTGCTTTTATTGTAGCAGCAGTTGTCCGGATTGCCCAAGGTTCGGCAACAGTATCTATGGTAACGGCTGGAAGCTTGATTCATCCTATGATTGAATCCCTCGGTATTGGCGGGCCGATGCTAGGTCTTCTTGTGATTGCAATTGCATCAGGTGCAACGATTGCGTCTCACGTTAATGACTCTGGTTTTTGGATGGTCAACCGCTTCTTTGGCTTATCTGAAAAAGATACCCTACGTTCATGGACGATGATGGAGACGATCATTGCGCTTGTCGGATTTGTAGTTACCCTGATTATCAGTCTGATTATTTAA
- a CDS encoding sugar phosphate isomerase/epimerase family protein, protein MKLGVFTVLFSDKSFEEMLDHVKAAGLDAVEIGTGGNPGEAHCPLDELLESEDKRKKYLDAVHSRGLTISAFSCHANPISPDPNYAKESHETFVKTVQLAELLGVTVVNCFSGTAGDHEGAKYPNWPVSPWPNEYSEVLKWQWEEKLVPYWKKWGQYAKDHNVKIGLELHGGFLVHTPYTILKLREETCDAVGANLDPSHLWWQGIEPVGAIKILGQAGALHHFHAKDTYIDQDNVNMYGLTDMQPYDKVQTRAWTFRSVGCGHSVQEWSDMMSALRTYGYDYAVSIEHEDPLMSIDEGFNRAVNNLQSVLIRDKPADMWWV, encoded by the coding sequence ATGAAACTAGGTGTATTCACTGTTTTATTTTCCGATAAAAGCTTTGAGGAGATGCTTGACCATGTGAAGGCTGCTGGCCTTGATGCTGTAGAAATCGGCACAGGTGGCAATCCTGGCGAAGCTCATTGTCCCCTCGATGAATTACTTGAAAGTGAAGACAAACGAAAGAAGTACCTTGACGCTGTACATTCCAGAGGATTGACCATCAGTGCGTTCAGTTGTCATGCCAATCCCATCTCACCTGATCCCAATTATGCTAAGGAATCGCATGAAACTTTCGTTAAAACGGTTCAATTGGCTGAACTTCTGGGTGTTACCGTCGTTAATTGTTTTTCAGGAACAGCAGGTGACCATGAAGGGGCGAAATATCCGAATTGGCCAGTGTCCCCTTGGCCCAATGAATATAGTGAAGTGCTCAAATGGCAATGGGAAGAAAAACTCGTTCCCTACTGGAAGAAATGGGGACAATACGCTAAGGATCATAATGTCAAAATTGGACTCGAACTCCATGGCGGATTTTTAGTCCATACGCCGTACACGATATTAAAGTTACGCGAGGAAACTTGTGATGCTGTCGGTGCGAATCTTGATCCAAGTCACTTATGGTGGCAAGGGATTGAACCTGTGGGTGCGATTAAGATTTTAGGTCAAGCTGGTGCGCTTCATCACTTCCACGCGAAAGATACTTACATTGATCAAGATAATGTGAATATGTATGGTTTAACGGATATGCAGCCATACGACAAGGTGCAGACAAGGGCTTGGACGTTCAGATCCGTCGGCTGCGGACATAGTGTTCAGGAATGGTCTGATATGATGAGCGCACTAAGAACTTATGGCTATGATTATGCCGTGAGTATTGAACATGAGGATCCACTGATGTCCATTGATGAAGGATTCAATCGTGCTGTCAATAACTTGCAATCCGTATTAATCAGGGATAAACCTGCCGATATGTGGTGGGTCTAG
- a CDS encoding Gfo/Idh/MocA family protein encodes MQLNIGVVGNGSIAKHRHLPEYHANEQVNIVAVCDVIEERAAAMAENYGAKAYTDYKKLLADNNVDAVSICLPNYLHAPVTIDALNAGKHVLCEKPMATSEQEAHDMMQAAEKNGKKLMIAHNQRFVPSHVTAKRLIENGDIGKVYSFRTTFGHGGPEDWSIDGKESWFFNKHEAFIGAMGDLGVHKSDLIRNLLGQEVIEVSAMVETSAKSNTNVDDNAVCVLKMENGVIGTLTASWSYVSREDNSTIIYGEKGIIRLEDDPDYSLIVQYKDGETVNYQLGQIQFNDNDGQSDSHVIEQFVDYVLNGGPSPVSGDEGKKSLEVILAALKSNETKQFVQI; translated from the coding sequence ATGCAATTAAATATAGGTGTTGTCGGAAACGGAAGCATAGCTAAACATCGTCACTTACCAGAATATCACGCCAATGAGCAGGTGAATATTGTTGCTGTTTGTGATGTTATTGAAGAACGGGCCGCCGCTATGGCTGAGAACTATGGTGCTAAGGCCTACACGGACTACAAAAAGCTACTAGCTGATAACAACGTTGATGCTGTTAGTATTTGCTTGCCCAATTATTTGCATGCACCAGTTACGATTGATGCTTTAAACGCCGGTAAGCATGTGCTCTGTGAAAAACCGATGGCAACGTCGGAGCAAGAAGCCCATGATATGATGCAAGCAGCCGAAAAGAACGGTAAAAAGCTCATGATTGCCCATAATCAACGGTTTGTGCCATCTCATGTTACAGCGAAACGGCTTATTGAAAACGGTGATATAGGTAAGGTATATAGCTTTCGGACCACCTTTGGCCATGGTGGCCCTGAAGATTGGAGTATTGACGGTAAGGAGAGTTGGTTTTTCAATAAACATGAGGCTTTTATCGGTGCCATGGGTGACCTGGGCGTGCACAAATCGGATTTGATTCGGAATTTGCTCGGTCAAGAAGTCATTGAAGTTTCAGCGATGGTGGAAACGAGCGCCAAGTCCAATACCAATGTTGATGATAATGCTGTTTGCGTGCTCAAAATGGAAAACGGCGTTATCGGGACTTTAACAGCCAGCTGGTCCTATGTGTCCCGAGAAGACAATTCGACTATTATTTATGGGGAAAAAGGCATTATACGGCTTGAGGATGATCCAGATTATTCGTTGATTGTTCAATATAAAGATGGTGAAACCGTCAATTATCAGTTAGGACAAATTCAATTCAATGATAACGATGGGCAATCGGATTCCCATGTCATTGAGCAATTTGTTGATTACGTGTTGAATGGGGGACCATCGCCCGTGTCAGGAGATGAAGGTAAGAAGTCACTTGAAGTGATTCTAGCTGCCTTAAAGTCCAATGAAACGAAACAATTTGTGCAAATTTAG
- a CDS encoding GNAT family N-acetyltransferase, producing the protein MRHSIDIQRLTKLDDIQDIQTIEADVWNMNPIPIHQTYTVAQNGGIILGAYDQNRLVGFLYSFPGFKNGHPYLCSHMLGIHPDYQMTGLGERMKLRQKEEAINMGYELITWTFDPLESVNGYLNLHKLCSIGAVYLKNHYGEMNDKLNKGLPTDRFLIEWWLKSDYLKKQRSETSSAASPLLETELNRDAQPFIYRDLIETFDSSVEAWLVPIPNQFQSIKKSHAELARDWRLKTRTAFQLLLANGFVAVDFVRQKQSKTSYYIFKKRQQLSL; encoded by the coding sequence ATGCGACATTCCATTGATATTCAAAGACTCACAAAATTAGATGACATACAAGACATACAAACGATTGAAGCGGATGTTTGGAATATGAATCCCATACCGATTCACCAAACGTATACCGTGGCTCAAAACGGCGGAATCATCCTTGGCGCTTATGATCAGAATAGATTAGTCGGATTCCTATATAGTTTTCCAGGTTTTAAAAATGGTCACCCTTATCTTTGTTCGCATATGTTAGGGATCCATCCGGATTATCAGATGACCGGTCTTGGTGAACGAATGAAGCTTAGGCAGAAGGAAGAAGCGATTAACATGGGTTATGAGCTCATAACATGGACATTTGATCCGCTTGAAAGTGTGAATGGCTATTTAAATCTTCATAAACTATGCAGTATAGGGGCCGTTTATTTAAAAAATCACTATGGAGAGATGAACGATAAGTTAAACAAAGGTTTGCCCACGGATCGTTTTTTAATTGAATGGTGGCTCAAAAGTGATTACCTGAAGAAACAGCGAAGCGAAACTTCTTCTGCTGCTAGCCCTCTTCTTGAGACGGAACTGAACCGGGACGCGCAGCCATTCATTTATCGCGATCTGATCGAAACATTTGATTCAAGTGTTGAAGCGTGGCTTGTTCCCATTCCCAATCAGTTTCAATCGATCAAAAAAAGTCATGCCGAATTGGCGCGGGATTGGCGTCTGAAAACAAGGACCGCCTTTCAGCTTCTCTTGGCTAACGGTTTTGTTGCTGTGGATTTCGTTCGGCAAAAGCAATCTAAAACAAGCTATTATATTTTTAAAAAGCGTCAGCAGTTATCACTTTAG
- a CDS encoding Gfo/Idh/MocA family protein — protein MIRIALLSRWHVHAGDYAQQAQDHPDLSIEMVWDEDPARGKAWAGELGVRFEADLNHVLTDPNIDAVIVDTPTNMHKDVIVQAAASGKHIFTEKVLGLTVEDCETIFRTVEASGVQLMLSLPRLTENYYLYAQDIVDRNMLGQLSMIRCRVAHNGAVPSNEHPGGWLPERFFDKETCGGGALIDLGAHPIYLTNRLAGLPKAVTARLSSVFASEVDDNAMVLLDYQSGTLGTIETSFISNGSPFQLELYGTGGTLLIEDDNVRLKSDYMETDDWYTPDHLPESLPMPMEQWVRAIKRGSAPSITKDDMYQLTVMNQAAARSHQMGKQIFIEDMK, from the coding sequence GTGATTCGTATAGCTTTACTAAGTCGATGGCATGTTCACGCCGGAGATTATGCTCAACAAGCCCAAGATCATCCGGATCTTTCCATTGAAATGGTTTGGGATGAGGATCCAGCTCGTGGCAAAGCATGGGCCGGGGAGCTAGGGGTGCGCTTTGAAGCAGATTTAAATCACGTGCTAACGGATCCCAATATTGATGCTGTGATCGTTGATACGCCGACCAATATGCATAAAGATGTCATCGTTCAGGCAGCAGCCAGTGGCAAGCACATTTTCACGGAAAAAGTGTTAGGTTTGACGGTTGAAGACTGCGAGACCATTTTTCGGACCGTTGAAGCATCGGGGGTCCAACTCATGTTATCCCTGCCCCGGTTAACGGAAAATTATTATTTATATGCTCAGGATATCGTTGATCGGAACATGCTCGGTCAATTGAGCATGATTCGTTGCCGGGTCGCACATAATGGTGCTGTGCCATCCAATGAACATCCGGGCGGCTGGCTGCCTGAGCGTTTTTTTGATAAAGAAACCTGTGGTGGCGGGGCTTTGATTGATCTGGGTGCCCATCCAATTTATTTAACGAATCGGCTGGCAGGACTTCCAAAAGCCGTGACCGCCCGTCTATCATCTGTTTTTGCTTCTGAAGTGGATGACAACGCAATGGTTTTACTTGACTATCAGTCCGGCACTCTTGGAACGATTGAGACCAGTTTCATTTCCAATGGTAGCCCCTTTCAACTGGAATTGTATGGAACCGGGGGAACGCTGCTTATTGAAGATGACAACGTGCGATTAAAAAGTGATTATATGGAAACTGATGATTGGTATACGCCTGATCATCTGCCTGAATCTCTGCCTATGCCGATGGAACAATGGGTTCGTGCAATTAAAAGGGGTTCAGCACCATCGATTACGAAGGATGACATGTATCAATTGACGGTCATGAATCAGGCCGCTGCCCGGTCTCACCAAATGGGGAAGCAAATTTTCATAGAGGATATGAAATAG
- a CDS encoding YkvI family membrane protein, producing MNRLFDGAFGRYLVPGIVLQSVLIGGGYATGREIVEYGAKYGALGWIGGLTIFIGFTIMAILTFELARMFQAYDYRSLMKRLIGPFWVLYDIIYLLLAILIISIMASATGEILENTLGLNYWVGVIGVAAIVGVLNFYGKGLIEKFKTFGTAALFIGYIIFGILVISTTWDQAKEVLSSGDTSYMSGEVSLLSVLWSGILYVGYNLAVYPATLFTIKRQKARKESVISGIIAGVLMTIPWFLTYISILGFYPSENVLGASVPWLEMLNGYSYWVIILFGIVVGWTLIETSSGMIHAFLDRINQHIVEKRHRQLTKPQQALVAMGALALSVILARVGVINLISKGYTWMGYGMIIVYALPMLTLGVRYIFKKQSKHNSMTKEM from the coding sequence ATGAATCGTTTGTTTGACGGGGCATTTGGAAGGTATCTCGTGCCAGGGATCGTTCTCCAATCGGTTTTAATCGGAGGAGGGTACGCAACTGGCCGTGAAATTGTGGAATATGGAGCTAAGTATGGGGCCCTAGGCTGGATCGGTGGTCTGACCATCTTCATTGGTTTTACGATTATGGCCATCCTCACTTTTGAATTAGCTCGAATGTTCCAAGCCTATGATTATCGAAGTCTTATGAAACGCTTGATTGGTCCGTTTTGGGTGTTATATGACATTATTTATTTACTTTTAGCGATTTTAATCATTTCCATTATGGCTTCAGCGACCGGTGAAATTTTAGAGAATACACTGGGGCTCAATTACTGGGTCGGTGTGATTGGCGTGGCGGCGATTGTCGGTGTTCTTAACTTTTATGGCAAAGGTTTAATCGAGAAATTCAAAACTTTCGGGACAGCCGCACTCTTTATTGGTTATATTATTTTTGGGATACTTGTTATTTCAACGACTTGGGATCAAGCAAAAGAGGTGTTGTCATCTGGTGATACAAGCTATATGAGCGGAGAGGTTAGTCTCTTAAGTGTGTTATGGAGCGGTATTTTATATGTTGGTTATAACCTTGCCGTTTATCCAGCTACATTATTTACTATTAAAAGACAGAAGGCGAGAAAAGAAAGTGTGATTTCTGGCATCATTGCTGGTGTGCTCATGACCATTCCCTGGTTCTTAACGTATATTAGTATTCTAGGTTTCTATCCGTCAGAGAACGTCTTAGGAGCATCCGTTCCATGGTTAGAAATGCTTAATGGTTATTCCTATTGGGTTATTATTTTATTTGGTATTGTTGTCGGTTGGACGTTAATCGAAACGTCATCGGGCATGATCCATGCTTTCCTTGACCGTATCAACCAGCACATCGTAGAAAAAAGGCATCGCCAATTAACAAAACCTCAACAAGCGTTGGTTGCGATGGGAGCACTCGCTCTATCCGTTATCTTAGCCCGGGTCGGTGTTATCAACTTGATTTCCAAAGGTTATACATGGATGGGTTACGGCATGATCATTGTCTATGCGTTACCGATGTTAACGTTGGGGGTGCGGTATATATTTAAAAAGCAGTCAAAGCATAATTCGATGACCAAAGAAATGTAA
- a CDS encoding M20 peptidase aminoacylase family protein, which translates to MISVNHTLKNPILDLFHHFHSHPETSWHEVETTAYITNLLKENGCRVRTFADCTGVVGDIGAGEPVVAIRADMDALWQEVDGDFQGNHSCGHDAHMAVVLGTLLTIKQSDQPLNGTVRFIFQPAEEKGTGALKMVDEQVVDDVDYLYGVHLRPIQEIPHGTASPSLYHGAARFISGKIKGEDAHGARPHLNTNAIDIGAALVNRVNSIHQDPMIPHSAKLTSFHAGGESANIIPGSAQFSIDLRAQSNEVMEGLTAQLEKSVRTLEEDYGVTIELQRQADVAAAVVHPEAQSLMEKTIISVLGSEQYRAPLVTTGGDDFHFYTIKRPELKATMLGLGCDLEPGLHHPHMSFNHEAILNGVDILTDVILRTLNKERD; encoded by the coding sequence GTGATCTCCGTGAACCATACGTTAAAAAACCCTATTTTAGATTTATTTCATCATTTTCATAGTCATCCGGAAACAAGCTGGCATGAGGTCGAAACGACGGCATACATTACGAATCTATTAAAAGAAAACGGATGCCGTGTCAGGACATTTGCTGATTGCACAGGTGTTGTCGGTGACATCGGTGCAGGTGAGCCGGTTGTTGCTATTCGGGCGGATATGGATGCATTATGGCAGGAGGTTGATGGTGACTTCCAGGGCAATCATTCTTGCGGTCACGATGCCCATATGGCCGTGGTGCTTGGGACTTTGTTGACCATTAAACAGAGCGATCAGCCATTGAACGGAACAGTACGGTTTATTTTTCAGCCTGCTGAGGAAAAGGGGACCGGCGCTCTGAAAATGGTTGACGAACAGGTTGTCGATGATGTGGATTATCTTTATGGCGTTCATTTACGCCCCATTCAAGAAATCCCTCATGGGACGGCTTCTCCATCGCTTTATCATGGTGCTGCACGATTTATTTCCGGGAAAATAAAAGGTGAAGATGCTCATGGTGCTCGTCCGCATTTAAATACCAATGCCATTGATATAGGGGCGGCGCTTGTTAATCGGGTTAATAGCATACATCAGGATCCGATGATCCCTCACTCAGCGAAGCTCACATCCTTTCATGCGGGTGGAGAAAGTGCGAACATTATTCCCGGTTCAGCGCAGTTCAGTATTGACTTGCGGGCGCAGTCGAATGAGGTAATGGAAGGATTGACTGCCCAATTGGAAAAAAGTGTGCGCACACTTGAAGAAGACTATGGTGTCACTATTGAGTTGCAAAGGCAAGCTGACGTTGCCGCGGCGGTTGTTCACCCGGAAGCACAAAGCTTAATGGAAAAGACCATTATCAGTGTATTAGGATCAGAACAGTATCGAGCGCCGCTTGTCACAACCGGTGGCGATGATTTTCATTTTTACACGATCAAGCGTCCAGAATTAAAGGCAACCATGCTCGGATTGGGGTGTGATCTTGAGCCGGGTTTGCATCATCCACATATGTCATTTAATCATGAAGCGATTTTGAATGGTGTCGATATTTTGACAGACGTCATTCTACGAACGCTTAATAAGGAAAGGGATTAG
- the menC gene encoding o-succinylbenzoate synthase translates to MSSIESLIPVEKVILHKLQMKLKNPFSTSFGTFTDKTFFIIEAIDPDGNQGFGESVAFDSPWYSEETVKTTEHMLEDFLIPLLFEQPVAHPDQLMERFSTIRGNRMAKAAIEGAIWDLYAKREQLPLYKALGGDKTSIDVGISIGVQPSIEALLNTIETHVAEGFKRIKIKIKPGWDVDVLKEVRRQFPEIALMADANSAYTLHDTKHLQQLDNLDLMMIEQPLAHDDIIDHARMQAALDTPICLDESIHSLQDAKKAVDLGSCQIINIKIGRVGGLTESKKIHDYCRDHSIPVWCGGMLEAGVGRAHNIALTTLNQFILPGDTAGSSRYWEKDIIKPEVVVNDGVIQVPDQPGIGYHIDREAMEAYTVSKKVLTDQK, encoded by the coding sequence ATGAGTTCTATAGAATCATTGATACCCGTAGAGAAAGTCATTTTACATAAACTACAAATGAAGCTAAAAAATCCGTTTTCAACCAGTTTTGGGACGTTTACGGACAAAACGTTCTTCATTATTGAAGCGATAGATCCTGACGGAAACCAAGGCTTCGGTGAATCTGTGGCTTTTGACAGTCCTTGGTATAGCGAGGAGACTGTGAAAACCACTGAACATATGCTTGAAGATTTTTTGATTCCATTACTATTCGAGCAACCGGTAGCGCATCCCGACCAACTCATGGAGCGTTTCTCAACGATTCGTGGTAATCGGATGGCTAAAGCAGCGATTGAAGGTGCGATTTGGGATCTCTATGCTAAACGGGAACAGCTTCCCCTTTATAAAGCACTAGGCGGCGACAAGACTAGCATAGATGTTGGTATAAGTATTGGTGTCCAGCCTTCAATTGAGGCACTTCTAAACACAATCGAAACCCATGTGGCGGAAGGGTTCAAGCGGATAAAGATCAAGATAAAGCCGGGGTGGGATGTTGATGTTTTAAAAGAGGTTAGGAGGCAATTTCCCGAAATTGCATTAATGGCTGATGCGAACTCAGCATATACTCTACATGATACCAAACATTTGCAACAGTTAGACAATTTGGACTTGATGATGATTGAGCAACCACTGGCCCATGATGACATCATTGACCATGCCCGGATGCAGGCTGCGCTTGATACACCAATTTGTTTAGATGAAAGTATTCATTCTCTCCAAGATGCAAAGAAAGCTGTTGATTTGGGTAGCTGCCAAATCATAAATATTAAAATCGGACGCGTCGGGGGGCTTACTGAGTCGAAAAAAATCCATGATTATTGCCGCGATCACAGTATTCCCGTTTGGTGTGGCGGTATGCTCGAAGCAGGTGTCGGGAGGGCTCATAATATTGCATTAACAACGCTCAATCAATTTATTTTACCTGGTGATACGGCTGGTTCTTCAAGGTATTGGGAAAAGGATATTATTAAGCCTGAAGTGGTTGTGAACGATGGTGTGATTCAAGTTCCGGATCAACCGGGCATTGGTTATCATATCGATCGCGAGGCAATGGAGGCTTATACGGTTTCTAAGAAGGTCCTTACAGATCAAAAGTAG
- a CDS encoding IclR family transcriptional regulator, with translation MAVKSAVRVLDMFELLVHYPEGLTMNDIAERLSLPQSSTFHLVRTLADYHYLIQTDLKTFKLGPKLIQVGTKALESIDINAEAGPELRRLMETVEETVFMAVLLDRELVYISKVDNHRSVRTSAQIGARKPLYCTGLGKAFLAYLPDDIREDMISESGQPAVTPNTITDAYELKTQLMQYRQQGYAIDDEESEEGLYCLAAPVFNVEGRMEAAISVAGPKDRVFSRKASIVNELKSTAEAISYKLGYETIHS, from the coding sequence ATGGCAGTAAAGTCAGCGGTACGGGTATTAGATATGTTCGAATTGCTTGTTCATTATCCCGAAGGATTGACGATGAATGACATTGCTGAGCGTCTGTCCTTACCGCAGAGCAGCACCTTTCATTTAGTTCGGACGTTGGCTGATTATCATTATTTAATTCAAACAGATTTGAAAACGTTTAAATTAGGACCAAAGTTAATCCAAGTTGGAACCAAAGCTTTGGAATCCATCGATATTAATGCGGAAGCTGGGCCTGAGCTTCGCCGGTTGATGGAGACGGTGGAAGAAACGGTTTTTATGGCCGTCCTTCTTGATCGGGAGCTGGTTTACATTTCTAAGGTTGACAATCATCGTTCCGTTAGGACAAGTGCACAAATTGGTGCACGGAAGCCACTATATTGTACAGGGCTAGGGAAAGCCTTCCTTGCCTATTTACCGGACGACATTAGAGAAGACATGATCTCGGAGTCTGGTCAGCCTGCTGTCACGCCTAACACGATCACAGATGCCTATGAATTGAAGACTCAGCTGATGCAATACCGGCAGCAAGGGTATGCGATTGATGACGAGGAGAGTGAAGAAGGTCTTTATTGTTTGGCAGCGCCTGTCTTCAATGTTGAGGGACGCATGGAAGCGGCAATCAGTGTTGCCGGGCCCAAGGACAGAGTTTTTTCCAGAAAGGCATCGATTGTCAATGAACTCAAGTCAACGGCTGAGGCGATATCTTACAAATTAGGTTATGAGACGATACATTCTTGA
- the dgoD gene encoding galactonate dehydratase, translating to MKITHFELYQVPPRWLFLKIETDEGITGWGEPIVEGRAHTVKACVDELMDYLIGKDPRYIEDHFQVLYRSGFYRGGPVLMSAISGIEQALWDIKGKYHDMPVYEMLGGAARDKIRVYSWIGGDRPQDVGAAAKEKADAGFTAIKMNGTEEIDYIDSYSKVEAAVSRVAAIREATGNDFGIGIDFHGRVHKAMAKTLVKELEPYRPMFIEEPVLVENMEAFKEIANHTTTPIATGERNYTRWGFKQMLIDGHVDIIQPDLSHTGGILEAKKIAAMAETFDVAVAPHAPLGPINLAASLQVDACTPNCIIQEQSLGIHYNQGSDLLDYLEDPTVFKYTDGFVEMPKGPGLGITINEDRVKAAVEEDHRWKNPIWRHEDGTIAEW from the coding sequence ATGAAGATCACACATTTTGAACTTTATCAGGTCCCCCCGCGTTGGCTGTTTCTCAAAATTGAGACAGATGAAGGCATTACGGGTTGGGGCGAGCCGATTGTTGAAGGCCGTGCTCATACAGTAAAAGCATGTGTTGATGAATTGATGGATTATTTAATTGGAAAAGATCCTAGGTATATTGAAGACCACTTTCAAGTGTTATACCGCAGCGGTTTTTACCGTGGGGGGCCCGTGCTCATGAGTGCGATATCCGGCATTGAACAGGCTCTTTGGGATATCAAAGGCAAGTATCATGATATGCCTGTATACGAAATGCTCGGAGGTGCAGCCCGTGATAAGATTCGTGTCTATTCCTGGATTGGCGGTGACCGTCCACAAGATGTGGGCGCAGCAGCAAAAGAAAAAGCTGACGCTGGGTTCACAGCCATTAAAATGAATGGCACAGAAGAGATCGACTATATTGATAGTTATTCAAAAGTTGAAGCGGCTGTTTCCCGTGTGGCCGCAATTCGGGAAGCGACTGGGAATGACTTCGGGATTGGCATTGATTTTCATGGGCGCGTCCATAAGGCAATGGCCAAAACGTTAGTTAAAGAGCTTGAACCTTATCGGCCGATGTTCATTGAGGAACCTGTCTTAGTTGAAAACATGGAAGCATTTAAAGAGATTGCTAATCATACAACAACGCCTATTGCCACGGGTGAGCGTAATTATACACGTTGGGGCTTTAAGCAAATGCTCATCGATGGCCATGTTGATATTATTCAGCCCGATTTATCCCATACAGGTGGTATTTTAGAAGCAAAAAAAATTGCTGCTATGGCCGAGACTTTCGATGTTGCTGTGGCGCCACATGCACCGCTTGGGCCGATTAATCTAGCAGCTTCATTGCAAGTCGATGCCTGTACGCCGAACTGTATAATTCAGGAGCAAAGTCTAGGGATCCATTACAACCAAGGCAGTGACTTACTAGATTATTTGGAAGATCCGACTGTGTTTAAATATACTGATGGATTTGTAGAAATGCCGAAAGGACCCGGCCTTGGCATAACAATTAATGAGGACCGCGTTAAGGCTGCGGTAGAGGAAGATCACCGGTGGAAAAATCCAATTTGGCGCCATGAAGATGGCACTATTGCTGAATGGTAG